In a genomic window of Sporosarcina trichiuri:
- a CDS encoding YtxH domain-containing protein, which yields MGNSKLGRFVLIGALLGVAAAMIDRSTRTTVVSTSKKTANELSYYAKNPDTLKQKLMEQKDKFQAAYDQLSGDVSYIKEQVEELKSLTPQVKELVTDTKETFTDSKEEYEEILKDPSKSAAKATT from the coding sequence ATGGGAAACAGTAAACTCGGAAGATTTGTCCTGATTGGTGCATTACTCGGTGTAGCGGCTGCGATGATCGACCGCTCGACCCGTACAACTGTCGTATCGACATCGAAAAAGACTGCAAATGAGCTCTCCTACTACGCGAAGAACCCGGATACGCTGAAACAGAAACTGATGGAGCAGAAAGACAAGTTCCAGGCGGCATACGATCAGCTCTCAGGAGACGTTTCCTACATCAAGGAACAAGTGGAAGAGCTCAAGTCCCTGACTCCGCAAGTGAAAGAACTTGTGACGGATACGAAAGAGACATTCACCGATTCGAAGGAAGAATACGAAGAGATTCTGAAAGACCCTTCGAAATCCGCAGCAAAAGCGACTACCTGA
- a CDS encoding YihY/virulence factor BrkB family protein, whose product MNKQDEKNKSDGSPSLEKAHQDKQYINQVSHRSNNQSSGFSDTKVGGFVADVKEGDIHSFDVTTKDGFMKELILRVKTVDVSGLGAELSYFFLLSMFPLLIFMFTLLPYLNLDQAEIMMFIRDYAPAEVAKLIDDNLSQVLSNRHGGLLSVGILATIWSASKGMNAVTKALNRSFFKEDSRSFIIQRGMSIVFTLMLVLVVVVALVLPVFGQQIGSVIFSYFGLEEGFATIWNSLRFILPPVLIAVVFTLIYWLVPDVKIPFKAALPGALFATIGWIITTLAFSFYVSNFGSYANTYGSIGTIIILMLWLYFSSIILMIGGQINAVAKERVEKIRQQKNNAPA is encoded by the coding sequence TTGAATAAACAAGACGAAAAGAATAAGTCCGATGGGTCGCCTTCTCTCGAGAAGGCCCATCAGGACAAGCAGTACATAAACCAAGTATCCCATCGGTCCAATAATCAGTCGAGTGGCTTTTCAGATACAAAAGTCGGAGGATTCGTGGCTGATGTGAAGGAAGGGGATATCCATTCATTCGACGTAACAACGAAAGACGGATTCATGAAAGAGCTTATTCTGCGGGTAAAAACGGTGGACGTATCGGGACTCGGTGCTGAACTCTCGTATTTCTTCCTGCTTTCCATGTTCCCTCTGCTGATCTTCATGTTCACCCTGCTGCCGTATCTGAACCTGGATCAGGCGGAGATCATGATGTTCATCCGTGATTATGCGCCTGCCGAAGTTGCGAAACTGATCGATGACAACTTGTCGCAAGTGTTGTCGAACCGCCACGGCGGTCTGCTCTCGGTCGGGATCCTGGCGACGATCTGGTCAGCCTCCAAAGGGATGAATGCCGTTACGAAAGCGCTGAACCGCTCGTTCTTCAAGGAAGACTCACGCTCCTTCATCATTCAGCGGGGGATGTCCATTGTATTCACGCTCATGCTCGTCCTTGTTGTCGTAGTGGCACTGGTTCTGCCGGTGTTCGGGCAGCAGATCGGGTCGGTCATCTTCTCGTATTTCGGCTTGGAAGAAGGGTTCGCGACCATCTGGAACTCGCTGCGGTTCATACTGCCGCCTGTGCTGATCGCCGTCGTGTTCACACTCATCTATTGGCTCGTGCCGGACGTCAAGATACCGTTCAAGGCTGCTCTGCCGGGAGCGCTGTTTGCGACGATCGGCTGGATCATCACAACACTTGCATTTTCGTTCTATGTTTCGAATTTCGGAAGTTATGCCAACACGTACGGAAGTATCGGAACGATCATCATCCTGATGCTGTGGCTCTATTTCTCTTCGATCATCCTGATGATCGGCGGGCAGATCAATGCCGTTGCCAAAGAGCGCGTGGAAAAAATCAGACAGCAAAAAAACAATGCTCCGGCCTAA
- a CDS encoding heavy metal translocating P-type ATPase — protein sequence MVIHTAAEETRSFDWKEHLELAMAIISGVLIIAAWLSGKNGAEMSSIVLYVIAFLIGGYAKAKEGIEETIANKELNVEMLMVFAAVGSAMIGYWAEGAILIFIFALSGALETYTMNKSHKEISSLMELQPEEARLILEDGSEESVPTASLQVGARLLVKPGERIPVDGSILKGTTSVDMSAINGESVPADKAAGDELFAGTVNISGVIEMEMTKPSSESLFQKIIAMVQNAQSEKSPSQQFIERFEGSYVKVVLVAVAIMLFLPHYLVGWDWTTTFYRAIVLLVVASPCALVASIMPATLAAVSNGAKRGVLFKGGVHLEHLSSLKAIVFDKTGTLTTGRPVVTDFIVRDGASEEETLSLLAGIESRSNHPLASAVTAYAAERAVSLRRDFQIEEVPGNGLRAYPPEGEVIVGSPRFVGESEARAFRDGSAFNLTEDGKTLVFIRDQEGILAAAALQDVIRPEAVRAIQELKQAGLKTIMVTGDNEKTARAVAAQAGVDSYAADCLPDMKVEKVKELMQQYGTAGMVGDGINDAPALATATSGISMGEGTDVALETADVVLMKNDLTKLPYTIKLSRKMQRIVKQNVFFSIFVIAVLIVSNFMQAVDLPLGVIGHEGSTILVILNGLRMLNSTD from the coding sequence ATGGTCATTCACACAGCAGCAGAGGAAACGAGATCATTTGACTGGAAAGAGCACCTCGAGCTGGCAATGGCAATCATTTCAGGGGTACTGATCATCGCCGCCTGGCTGAGCGGCAAAAATGGTGCTGAGATGTCTTCAATCGTTTTGTATGTCATCGCTTTTCTGATCGGCGGGTATGCGAAAGCGAAGGAAGGTATCGAAGAGACGATTGCGAACAAGGAATTGAACGTCGAGATGCTGATGGTGTTTGCTGCTGTCGGATCCGCCATGATCGGATATTGGGCGGAAGGCGCCATCCTGATCTTCATCTTCGCGCTGAGCGGTGCGCTGGAAACGTACACGATGAACAAAAGCCATAAGGAAATCTCTTCACTCATGGAACTCCAGCCTGAAGAGGCCCGGCTGATCCTGGAAGACGGATCGGAGGAAAGCGTGCCGACCGCATCCCTGCAGGTCGGTGCAAGGCTTCTGGTGAAACCTGGTGAGCGGATACCTGTGGACGGTTCGATTTTGAAAGGAACTACGTCTGTCGATATGTCAGCCATCAATGGCGAATCCGTACCTGCCGATAAGGCAGCAGGTGATGAGTTATTTGCAGGGACTGTCAACATCAGCGGCGTCATTGAAATGGAAATGACGAAACCGAGCAGTGAGTCGCTGTTTCAGAAGATCATCGCAATGGTTCAGAACGCGCAAAGTGAAAAATCACCATCTCAGCAGTTCATCGAGCGGTTTGAAGGAAGCTATGTGAAGGTGGTGCTCGTCGCTGTCGCAATCATGCTGTTCCTCCCCCACTACCTTGTCGGATGGGACTGGACGACAACGTTCTACCGGGCGATCGTCCTCCTGGTGGTCGCTTCACCTTGCGCATTGGTCGCTTCGATCATGCCTGCAACCCTTGCAGCAGTCTCCAATGGAGCAAAACGGGGAGTTCTCTTCAAAGGCGGCGTCCATCTGGAGCACTTGAGTTCACTGAAAGCGATCGTCTTCGACAAAACCGGAACATTGACAACAGGACGGCCGGTCGTGACCGACTTCATCGTGCGGGATGGTGCGTCAGAAGAGGAGACCCTTTCTCTTCTTGCCGGCATCGAATCCCGCTCCAACCACCCGCTCGCATCTGCAGTGACGGCCTATGCAGCAGAACGCGCCGTGTCGCTGAGACGCGACTTCCAGATCGAGGAGGTCCCAGGCAATGGGCTCCGTGCATATCCGCCGGAGGGTGAAGTGATCGTGGGAAGTCCGCGATTCGTCGGTGAATCGGAAGCACGTGCATTCCGAGACGGCAGTGCCTTCAATCTGACGGAAGATGGCAAAACGCTTGTCTTCATCAGAGACCAGGAAGGGATCCTGGCAGCGGCCGCGCTGCAGGATGTCATCCGCCCTGAGGCTGTGCGGGCCATCCAGGAATTGAAACAGGCCGGCCTGAAGACGATCATGGTGACAGGTGACAACGAAAAGACAGCCCGGGCCGTTGCGGCACAGGCTGGCGTCGATTCCTATGCTGCAGACTGTCTGCCTGATATGAAGGTCGAGAAAGTGAAGGAGCTGATGCAGCAGTACGGAACGGCAGGGATGGTCGGTGATGGTATCAATGATGCGCCAGCGCTCGCCACAGCGACGAGCGGCATCTCGATGGGTGAAGGGACCGACGTCGCGCTGGAGACAGCGGATGTCGTCCTCATGAAGAACGACTTGACGAAGCTCCCCTATACAATCAAGCTGTCCCGCAAAATGCAGCGGATTGTCAAGCAAAATGTGTTCTTCTCGATTTTCGTCATCGCGGTATTGATCGTTTCGAACTTCATGCAGGCGGTCGATCTGCCCCTCGGTGTCATCGGCCACGAAGGCAGTACGATCCTCGTTATCCTGAATGGCCTGCGTATGCTGAACTCAACAGACTAA
- a CDS encoding SE1561 family protein produces the protein MQSSQPSQVEELKERLSQFLETLDSIEPETTDLDEIDHLIRLVDDLEIQMGKLK, from the coding sequence TTGCAAAGCTCACAACCTTCACAAGTGGAAGAACTCAAGGAACGGCTCAGTCAATTCCTTGAAACCCTGGACTCCATCGAGCCGGAGACAACTGACTTGGATGAGATCGACCATTTGATCCGTCTCGTCGACGATCTTGAAATCCAAATGGGTAAGTTGAAATGA
- a CDS encoding OsmC family protein, whose translation MKLEMTEHGFETETEFGTLTISSNEEKGFRPYQLMVSSIAACTGGVMRKILDKKRTPAESLSIEVKDVQRSQDDASRLEKIHLHITVRAEGLTEEKIPKIMELTDKNCSMYQSVAGCIDVVKTVELI comes from the coding sequence ATGAAACTTGAAATGACAGAACATGGATTTGAAACCGAAACGGAATTTGGGACATTAACGATATCGTCAAATGAGGAAAAAGGATTCCGTCCGTATCAGCTGATGGTGTCTTCCATCGCCGCATGTACAGGCGGCGTCATGAGGAAGATCCTCGATAAGAAACGGACTCCTGCCGAGTCGCTGTCAATTGAAGTGAAAGACGTGCAGCGTTCGCAGGATGACGCCAGCCGCCTTGAAAAGATCCACCTCCACATCACAGTGCGTGCAGAAGGCCTGACGGAGGAAAAGATTCCGAAAATCATGGAACTGACAGACAAGAACTGTTCCATGTACCAATCCGTCGCGGGCTGTATTGACGTAGTGAAGACTGTGGAACTTATCTGA
- a CDS encoding MFS transporter: MEAAEQKMRHRFWVLVIIVSISGFSQGMLLPLISSIFERDGISSTLNGLNATGLYIGTLLVSPFMEAPLRKFGYKPVIIAGGLVVLVSLLSFPVWKSVVFWFVLRLLIGIGDHALHFATQTWVTSSVPPERLGRSISIYGLSVGAGFAVGPMFVPLVSVFEGLPFIVSAGLTLTAWALVFTLRNDFPETAVGAVSEGRFFKRAKTTVAAAWVALLGPLAYGFLESSLNAMFPVFALRNGIPLTMVSLIIPSFAIGGILSQVPLGILSDRIGRRPVLLIALGGGVGAFTTAAVFNTAALVIMAAFFVGGIFCGSLFSLGVAYMSDLTPKTLLATGNLLCGIFFSFGSLAGPILGGWVLETMQGSYLYLFSAILGTLFLLTLRGKKQTAS; the protein is encoded by the coding sequence ATGGAAGCTGCAGAACAGAAGATGCGGCACCGGTTCTGGGTGCTCGTCATCATCGTATCTATTTCAGGATTTTCCCAAGGGATGCTGCTGCCGCTTATTTCGTCTATTTTCGAACGGGACGGTATCTCAAGCACCCTGAACGGTTTGAATGCTACAGGTCTATACATAGGAACTCTTCTCGTCTCGCCATTCATGGAGGCACCGCTCCGCAAATTTGGATACAAACCGGTCATCATTGCAGGGGGACTCGTCGTCCTGGTCTCGCTGCTGTCATTTCCTGTGTGGAAAAGCGTTGTGTTCTGGTTTGTGCTGCGCCTGCTGATCGGCATCGGGGATCATGCGCTACATTTTGCTACTCAGACATGGGTGACGAGCAGTGTGCCGCCTGAGCGTCTCGGACGGAGCATTTCCATCTACGGTCTGTCCGTCGGTGCCGGCTTCGCAGTCGGACCGATGTTCGTGCCGCTTGTCTCAGTCTTCGAGGGATTGCCATTCATCGTCTCCGCTGGGCTCACACTCACGGCATGGGCATTGGTGTTCACGCTGCGGAATGATTTCCCGGAAACGGCAGTGGGGGCCGTCTCGGAAGGCCGCTTCTTCAAGCGGGCGAAGACGACGGTGGCTGCTGCCTGGGTCGCATTACTCGGCCCGCTCGCATACGGCTTCCTGGAATCCTCCCTCAATGCGATGTTTCCGGTGTTCGCTCTCCGGAATGGGATTCCGCTGACGATGGTCTCTCTTATCATCCCTTCCTTCGCGATCGGGGGCATCTTATCCCAAGTTCCGCTCGGCATTCTGTCTGACCGCATCGGGCGGCGGCCTGTGCTGCTGATTGCGCTCGGAGGGGGAGTAGGTGCCTTTACAACAGCCGCTGTCTTCAACACGGCTGCGCTTGTCATCATGGCTGCATTTTTCGTCGGCGGCATCTTCTGCGGCTCGCTGTTTTCACTCGGCGTGGCGTATATGTCCGATCTGACACCGAAGACGCTGCTTGCGACAGGCAATTTGCTGTGCGGAATATTTTTCAGTTTTGGCAGCCTGGCCGGGCCGATCCTCGGCGGCTGGGTTCTTGAAACGATGCAGGGCAGCTACCTGTATTTGTTCAGCGCGATTCTCGGCACACTGTTTTTGCTGACATTGAGAGGGAAGAAACAGACAGCTTCGTAA
- a CDS encoding polysaccharide deacetylase family protein, with translation MMEQHGPGILMAAFVIVIGLSFNPFAAHADEFHWGFKKSQNGEPPNAGGALEGLLDDHGAIYKGKPDKKIAYLTFDNGYENGLTESILDTLKKEEAPATFFLTGHYLKSAAPVVKRMVKEGHGIGNHSFDHPNMAKLSPAGMEEEWKKFDALLKKTAGVERTVYARPPEGIFNEEVLSVGNALGYRHIFWSVAFIDWYADKPKGKAYAYNELMNQLHPGAVILMHTVSTDNAEALPDFIRDAKKQGYTFESLDELVMEYEDIQLGLAN, from the coding sequence ATGATGGAACAGCATGGACCCGGTATTTTAATGGCCGCTTTCGTTATTGTTATCGGTCTTTCGTTCAACCCGTTTGCCGCACATGCGGATGAATTCCACTGGGGCTTCAAAAAGTCGCAGAACGGGGAGCCTCCGAATGCGGGCGGTGCGCTGGAAGGGCTTCTCGACGACCACGGGGCGATCTACAAAGGGAAACCCGATAAGAAAATCGCCTATCTGACATTCGACAACGGCTACGAGAACGGTCTGACCGAAAGTATTCTGGATACGCTGAAAAAAGAGGAAGCGCCGGCAACGTTCTTTCTCACCGGTCATTATTTGAAAAGTGCAGCCCCGGTCGTCAAACGTATGGTGAAAGAAGGGCACGGCATCGGCAACCACTCGTTCGATCATCCGAACATGGCGAAATTGTCACCCGCTGGTATGGAAGAGGAATGGAAAAAGTTCGATGCACTGCTCAAAAAGACGGCAGGCGTGGAGCGGACGGTCTATGCGAGACCGCCGGAAGGGATTTTCAATGAAGAGGTTCTGTCTGTCGGCAACGCGCTTGGATACCGGCATATTTTTTGGTCAGTCGCGTTCATCGACTGGTATGCGGATAAGCCGAAAGGCAAAGCATACGCATACAACGAGCTCATGAACCAGCTGCACCCGGGTGCAGTCATCCTGATGCATACCGTCTCGACCGATAATGCTGAAGCCCTTCCCGATTTCATCCGCGATGCGAAGAAACAGGGCTACACATTCGAATCGCTCGATGAACTAGTCATGGAGTACGAAGATATCCAGCTCGGTCTCGCGAATTGA
- a CDS encoding TIGR01777 family oxidoreductase, with amino-acid sequence MEILITGGTGFVGSRLVRALQGEQHSLTILTRSGSREKDGIRYVQWLKPDARPEELVTPPDAVVNLAGISINDGNWSEEHQKKIYESRMEATDELLRILSTFSKKPAVFVNASAVGIYPTSETNVYTEQSEEIAPDFLGRTVHDWEKKAAAMEQYGTRVVFTRFGTVLGEDGGALPVMALPYKLFAGGPIGSGQQWISWVHVEDVARAIRFVIDTPSMHGPVNVTAPAPVRMSELGRTIGSLLRRPHWLPVPAFAMKALLGNKSKLVLEGQHVLPEKLIDSDFEYAYPAIRPALENILID; translated from the coding sequence ATGGAAATTCTGATAACCGGAGGCACCGGGTTCGTCGGTTCCCGGCTGGTCCGCGCGCTGCAGGGCGAACAGCATTCACTGACCATCCTGACCAGAAGCGGCTCACGGGAAAAAGATGGTATCCGTTATGTACAGTGGCTCAAACCCGATGCCAGACCTGAAGAACTTGTGACGCCCCCGGATGCTGTCGTCAACCTGGCCGGCATCTCCATCAATGACGGCAACTGGTCGGAAGAACACCAGAAAAAAATCTATGAGAGCCGGATGGAGGCGACGGATGAACTGCTGCGGATCCTCAGTACGTTCAGCAAGAAGCCGGCAGTCTTTGTCAACGCAAGTGCTGTCGGTATCTATCCGACATCCGAAACGAATGTCTACACGGAACAGTCGGAGGAAATCGCTCCTGACTTCCTCGGCAGGACGGTGCATGACTGGGAAAAGAAGGCGGCGGCCATGGAACAGTACGGCACCCGTGTCGTTTTCACACGCTTCGGAACAGTACTCGGTGAAGACGGCGGTGCATTGCCGGTAATGGCACTCCCATATAAACTGTTCGCCGGAGGTCCGATCGGTTCCGGACAGCAATGGATATCGTGGGTCCACGTGGAGGACGTCGCAAGGGCCATCCGGTTTGTCATCGACACGCCGTCGATGCACGGTCCTGTCAACGTCACAGCTCCGGCGCCTGTGCGGATGTCAGAGCTTGGCCGGACGATCGGTTCGTTGCTGCGCCGGCCGCACTGGCTCCCTGTGCCGGCGTTCGCCATGAAGGCGCTGCTCGGCAACAAAAGCAAACTCGTCCTCGAAGGCCAGCATGTCCTTCCGGAGAAATTAATCGACAGCGATTTTGAATATGCGTATCCCGCAATCCGGCCGGCACTGGAAAACATACTGATCGATTGA
- the recX gene encoding recombination regulator RecX, with protein sequence MPVITKITQQKKDKECFNIFLDDVYSFSVHETNLIKFGLTKGMPLDEWVKEDLVYEEEIQRAFNRALHYLGRRMRSEQEVRQKLLEAEFSEAVTREALLKLKKLGFLDDQAYSEALLQNQKTASGKGPNAIKAEMKKKGIDPEVQEAVLEEYDPAEQLATAKRLADKAARKHSAVAPAQLKQRIQNALQRKGFSFDIIKEAVGSIEFEPDEDEWTSITETAGEKAWRRINAKYKGYERKQRVKQAMYQKGIPFDRIDAFIEKKELEEDGE encoded by the coding sequence ATGCCGGTCATTACTAAAATCACACAGCAGAAAAAAGACAAGGAATGCTTCAATATATTCTTGGATGATGTCTATTCGTTCAGTGTCCATGAAACGAATCTCATTAAATTCGGCCTGACGAAAGGGATGCCGCTGGATGAATGGGTCAAGGAAGACTTGGTGTATGAAGAAGAGATCCAGCGTGCCTTCAATCGGGCGCTCCACTATCTCGGCCGCCGTATGAGAAGTGAACAGGAAGTCAGACAGAAGCTTCTCGAGGCGGAGTTCAGTGAGGCGGTCACCCGGGAAGCCCTGCTCAAGTTGAAAAAACTCGGTTTCCTGGATGATCAGGCATATTCCGAAGCATTGCTGCAAAATCAGAAAACCGCATCCGGAAAGGGGCCGAACGCCATTAAAGCGGAAATGAAGAAAAAAGGGATCGACCCGGAAGTCCAGGAAGCGGTGCTGGAAGAGTATGACCCGGCGGAACAGCTTGCCACTGCAAAACGCCTCGCCGACAAAGCGGCCAGAAAACATTCCGCAGTTGCACCGGCTCAGCTGAAGCAGCGGATCCAGAATGCGCTCCAGCGGAAAGGATTCTCCTTCGATATCATCAAGGAAGCAGTCGGATCGATCGAATTCGAACCGGATGAGGATGAATGGACATCCATCACCGAGACGGCGGGTGAAAAAGCGTGGCGCCGCATCAACGCAAAATATAAGGGCTACGAACGCAAACAGCGGGTCAAGCAGGCGATGTACCAGAAAGGCATCCCATTTGACCGCATCGATGCATTCATTGAGAAAAAGGAGCTTGAAGAAGATGGAGAATGA
- a CDS encoding YfhH family protein: MENEKSYSQMTEHELRAEIARLMEKARKAEQLGILNEFAVYQRKALMAQSFLIDPASIIPGEIYKIQGDEGNFFKVDYLKGRFAWGYRLGSELAEEALPLAMLKSVKSGK, encoded by the coding sequence ATGGAGAATGAAAAATCATACAGCCAGATGACAGAGCATGAGCTGCGTGCAGAAATCGCCCGTCTCATGGAAAAAGCGAGGAAGGCGGAGCAGCTCGGGATTCTGAACGAATTCGCCGTTTACCAGCGGAAAGCACTAATGGCGCAATCCTTCCTGATCGATCCTGCCAGTATAATCCCCGGAGAAATCTACAAGATCCAAGGGGATGAAGGGAACTTCTTCAAAGTGGACTATCTGAAAGGCCGCTTTGCGTGGGGATACCGGCTCGGCAGCGAGCTGGCAGAAGAGGCTCTGCCGCTTGCAATGCTCAAGTCGGTGAAATCCGGCAAGTGA
- a CDS encoding metal-dependent hydrolase: protein MDTGTHIAMGIAISGLAMADPVVASHSATMGPVFAGIMLGSLAPDIDTILKLRNNAVYIRNHRGITHSIPAVLLWPVLISAMLYLFVPEANYLHLWSWTFLAVFIHVFVDIFNSYGTQALRPFSQKWVALSVINTFDPIYFGLHAAAILAWLLGAPPVRTMIVLYILIFLYYLLRFAVQAAVKRAVCNTIPDAVDVYVAPTMRFFQWRIAASTKKDHYVGRAYGRSISIYDRFDRKPLPDSLYVDAAMTDKNIEAFMSFSPIYRWEITQVDMLTEVRLIDLRYRSKTFYPFVAVAHVDEDMNVVNSYTGWIFSEDKLRKKLNFIQQDS, encoded by the coding sequence TTGGACACAGGTACGCACATAGCCATGGGGATAGCGATCAGCGGTCTGGCAATGGCAGATCCGGTTGTCGCCTCGCATTCAGCTACCATGGGGCCGGTATTTGCCGGCATCATGCTCGGGTCCCTGGCACCTGACATCGATACCATACTGAAATTACGGAATAACGCTGTTTATATAAGGAATCACCGCGGAATCACACACTCCATACCTGCAGTGCTGCTGTGGCCTGTGCTGATTTCGGCCATGCTGTACTTATTCGTACCGGAAGCGAATTATCTTCATCTGTGGTCATGGACGTTCCTTGCTGTCTTCATTCATGTCTTCGTGGACATCTTCAATTCATACGGAACACAGGCGCTCCGGCCGTTTTCCCAGAAGTGGGTCGCCCTCAGCGTCATCAATACGTTTGACCCGATTTATTTCGGTCTGCATGCGGCTGCCATACTTGCTTGGCTGCTCGGCGCACCGCCCGTCCGGACGATGATTGTCCTGTATATCCTGATCTTCCTGTATTATCTTCTGCGGTTCGCAGTGCAGGCCGCAGTCAAACGGGCTGTCTGCAATACGATTCCCGACGCTGTCGATGTGTACGTCGCACCGACGATGCGCTTCTTCCAGTGGCGGATCGCCGCATCCACGAAAAAGGATCACTACGTCGGCAGGGCATACGGCCGGTCGATCAGCATATATGACCGGTTCGACCGGAAACCGCTTCCCGACTCCTTATATGTGGACGCAGCGATGACCGACAAGAATATTGAGGCGTTCATGTCATTCTCTCCGATCTACCGCTGGGAAATCACCCAGGTCGATATGCTGACGGAAGTCCGCCTGATCGATTTGAGATACCGGAGCAAGACCTTCTATCCGTTTGTCGCAGTCGCCCATGTGGATGAGGACATGAATGTCGTCAACAGTTATACCGGATGGATCTTCTCCGAAGATAAATTACGGAAGAAGCTGAACTTCATCCAGCAGGATTCCTGA
- the mutY gene encoding A/G-specific adenine glycosylase yields MNIDQKEEFNKRLLAWYAHEKRDLPWRRTSDPYKIWVSEVMLQQTRVETVIPFYNRFLESFPSMEALAYADEENVLKHWEGLGYYSRVRNLQAGVREVVEQYGGEIPRSRKDILKLKGIGPYTAGSVLSIAFGIPEHAVDGNVMRVFSRLFLIREDIAIPKTKKVFEEKVMQIIDETDPSSFNQAVMELGATICTPRPRCLLCPVREFCDAFEEGIQEELPVKTKKTKNRSVDVRSFGIRDLKGRWLLRKRPSGGLLGDFYEFPQIEDGNGAALSASLADGSGLLAVVDETPFTEFKHAFSHVTWQVSGHFAELLDESPLPKGYCFFTEDDLESLPKSKPMNILWAAIKN; encoded by the coding sequence ATGAATATCGATCAGAAAGAAGAATTCAATAAACGGCTGCTGGCATGGTATGCGCATGAAAAGCGCGATCTGCCATGGCGGCGGACATCCGATCCCTATAAGATCTGGGTTTCGGAAGTGATGCTCCAGCAGACGCGTGTGGAAACCGTCATCCCGTTCTATAATCGGTTCCTCGAATCATTCCCTTCAATGGAGGCCCTGGCGTACGCAGATGAAGAGAACGTACTGAAACACTGGGAAGGCCTTGGTTATTACTCCCGGGTCCGCAACTTACAGGCAGGTGTCCGGGAAGTCGTGGAACAGTACGGCGGGGAGATCCCACGGAGCCGTAAAGACATATTGAAACTGAAAGGGATCGGCCCCTATACGGCGGGGTCGGTCCTCAGTATAGCATTCGGAATACCTGAACATGCCGTAGATGGCAATGTCATGCGGGTGTTTTCCCGCCTGTTCCTCATACGGGAAGATATCGCCATTCCGAAAACGAAAAAAGTGTTCGAAGAAAAGGTGATGCAGATCATCGATGAGACCGATCCATCCTCCTTCAATCAGGCGGTGATGGAACTGGGGGCGACAATCTGCACACCGAGGCCGCGCTGCCTTCTCTGCCCGGTCAGGGAATTCTGCGATGCATTTGAAGAAGGCATTCAGGAGGAACTTCCCGTCAAAACGAAAAAGACGAAGAACCGATCTGTGGATGTACGTTCCTTTGGAATCCGGGATCTGAAGGGCAGATGGCTGCTGAGGAAGCGGCCATCCGGCGGCCTTCTCGGTGACTTCTATGAATTTCCGCAAATCGAAGACGGCAATGGTGCAGCGCTATCGGCTTCGCTTGCGGACGGAAGCGGACTGCTGGCGGTGGTGGACGAAACGCCGTTCACCGAATTTAAACACGCCTTTTCGCATGTCACTTGGCAGGTAAGCGGTCATTTCGCTGAACTGCTGGACGAATCGCCGCTGCCTAAAGGATATTGTTTTTTCACTGAAGACGACCTGGAAAGCCTGCCGAAGTCGAAGCCGATGAACATATTATGGGCAGCCATCAAAAATTGA
- a CDS encoding gamma-type small acid-soluble spore protein, with protein sequence MTTNNQRNQKNKQQNTPQMNEEFGAETDVQHVKAQNNPYSNEEFGAETDVQHVKEQNRKAEANKRQASGQRANRYGDQTK encoded by the coding sequence ATGACAACCAACAACCAGCGGAACCAGAAAAACAAGCAGCAGAACACACCGCAAATGAATGAAGAGTTTGGAGCTGAAACCGATGTACAACATGTAAAGGCACAGAACAACCCGTATTCAAACGAGGAGTTCGGAGCTGAAACAGATGTACAGCACGTAAAAGAGCAGAACCGGAAAGCTGAAGCGAACAAACGCCAAGCTTCCGGCCAGCGTGCAAATCGTTACGGAGACCAGACAAAATAA